A genomic stretch from Bradyrhizobium quebecense includes:
- a CDS encoding molybdopterin oxidoreductase family protein encodes MNQHAKVDIRHSTCPHDCPSACALDVEVIDGRSIGRVRGSKQQTYTAGVVCAKVARYAERIHHAERLMHPLRRTGPKGSGQFARISWDEALDEIAARFDAAEREFGAESVWPYYYAGTMGLVMRDGLNRLSHVKKYSRFYGTICSTIARIGFAAGTGKIAGVDPREMGVSDLVVIWGTNPVNTQVNVMTHAARARKERGAKIAAVDVYNNETMKQADIKILLRPGTDGAFACAVMHVLFREGLADRDYLARYTDCPDELEAHLKTRTPEWASAISGVPVEEIEAFARLVGTTKRSFFRLGYGFTRSRNGAAQMHAALCIPAVTGAWQHEGGGAFFNNAGIWRFDESIIEGHDAIDPSTRVLDQSKIGRILTGDAEALRGGGPVKAMLIQNTNPMTVAPEQALVRQGFAREDLFVAVHEQFMTETAQMADIVLPATMFMEHDDLYYGGGHQHISVGPKLIDPPGECRSNHEVLQGLGRRLNAVHPGFDITPRQLIDATLKKSGHGDIETLEADIWRDLQPDFRTSHYLDGFAHPDKKFHFKVDWGKVPVGAGGLMGAWDKMPSLPDHWTIIEEADAQHPFRLATSPSRSFLNTSFNETPSSQAREGAPTVMIHPDDAAALSIADGEAVTLGNMRGETTLTAKLFDGVRRGVLIAESIHPNKSHIGGRGINMLTGAEAVAPLGGAAFHDNKVWIRKASAAD; translated from the coding sequence ATGAACCAGCATGCCAAGGTTGACATCCGCCATTCCACCTGTCCGCACGACTGCCCTTCGGCATGTGCGCTCGACGTCGAGGTGATCGACGGCCGCTCGATCGGCAGGGTGCGCGGCTCGAAACAGCAGACCTATACGGCCGGCGTGGTCTGCGCCAAGGTCGCGCGTTACGCCGAGCGGATCCACCACGCTGAACGGCTGATGCATCCGCTGCGCCGGACCGGCCCGAAGGGCTCCGGTCAGTTCGCGCGGATTTCGTGGGACGAGGCGCTGGACGAGATCGCGGCGCGATTCGACGCTGCCGAGCGGGAGTTCGGCGCCGAGTCGGTCTGGCCCTACTACTACGCCGGCACCATGGGGCTCGTGATGCGCGACGGCCTCAACCGGCTGTCGCATGTGAAGAAGTATTCGCGCTTCTACGGCACGATCTGCTCGACCATCGCGCGCATCGGCTTTGCCGCCGGAACCGGCAAGATCGCCGGCGTCGATCCGCGCGAGATGGGCGTCTCCGACCTCGTCGTGATCTGGGGCACCAATCCGGTGAACACCCAGGTCAACGTGATGACGCATGCAGCGCGCGCGCGGAAGGAGCGCGGCGCCAAGATTGCGGCGGTCGACGTTTACAATAACGAGACCATGAAGCAGGCCGACATCAAGATCCTGCTGCGGCCGGGAACCGATGGCGCCTTCGCCTGCGCCGTGATGCACGTGCTGTTCCGCGAGGGACTTGCCGATCGCGACTATCTCGCGCGCTATACCGATTGCCCGGACGAGCTGGAAGCGCATCTGAAGACGCGCACGCCGGAATGGGCATCAGCGATCTCGGGCGTGCCGGTCGAGGAGATCGAGGCGTTCGCGCGGCTGGTCGGGACCACCAAGCGCTCGTTCTTCCGCCTAGGCTACGGGTTTACCCGCAGCCGCAACGGCGCCGCGCAGATGCATGCCGCGCTGTGCATTCCCGCGGTGACTGGTGCCTGGCAACATGAGGGCGGCGGTGCGTTCTTCAACAATGCCGGCATCTGGCGCTTCGACGAGTCCATTATTGAGGGCCACGATGCGATCGATCCCTCGACCCGCGTGCTCGATCAGTCGAAGATCGGCCGCATCCTGACCGGTGATGCCGAGGCGCTGCGCGGCGGCGGACCGGTCAAGGCGATGCTGATCCAGAACACCAATCCGATGACGGTGGCGCCCGAGCAGGCGCTGGTGCGGCAGGGATTTGCCCGCGAGGATCTGTTTGTCGCGGTGCATGAGCAGTTCATGACCGAGACGGCGCAGATGGCCGACATCGTGCTGCCGGCGACGATGTTCATGGAGCACGACGACCTCTATTACGGTGGCGGTCACCAGCACATCTCGGTCGGCCCGAAGCTGATCGATCCGCCCGGCGAGTGCCGCTCCAATCACGAGGTGCTGCAGGGGCTCGGCCGCAGGCTCAATGCCGTGCATCCCGGTTTCGACATAACGCCGCGCCAGCTGATAGACGCAACTTTGAAGAAAAGCGGGCACGGCGATATCGAGACGCTGGAAGCCGATATTTGGCGCGACCTGCAGCCGGATTTCCGCACCTCGCATTATCTCGACGGCTTCGCCCATCCCGACAAGAAGTTCCATTTCAAGGTCGATTGGGGCAAGGTGCCGGTCGGGGCAGGCGGGCTGATGGGCGCCTGGGACAAGATGCCCTCGCTGCCCGACCACTGGACCATCATCGAGGAGGCGGACGCGCAGCATCCGTTCCGGCTCGCGACGTCGCCGTCGCGCAGCTTCCTCAACACCAGCTTCAACGAAACGCCCTCGTCGCAGGCCCGCGAGGGCGCGCCGACCGTGATGATCCACCCCGACGATGCGGCCGCGCTGTCGATCGCCGATGGGGAGGCCGTGACGCTAGGCAACATGCGCGGTGAGACCACGCTGACCGCAAAACTGTTCGATGGCGTTCGCCGCGGCGTGCTGATCGCCGAGTCGATCCATCCGAACAAGTCCCACATCGGCGGGCGCGGCATCAACATGCTGACCGGGGCGGAGGCCGTCGCACCGCTTGGCGGCGCCGCGTTCCACGACAACAAGGTCTGGATCAGGAAGGCGTCCGCTGCCGATTAA
- a CDS encoding ABC transporter substrate-binding protein gives MRKHPGLSRRDLLKGSSAVLAGTAFSTRVMAAAPAAEPVTPALIEAAKKEGQVVYYTSTDLPVAEKLAKAFEAKYAGIAVRVERTGAERVFQRVGQEYASNIHAVDVVNSSDAAHFIVWKRDGVLAPYVPEEVAKYYPDEHRDADGQFASFRVWLSIIAYNTNLVKAEDAPKSFADLLDPKWKGKIVKGHPGYSGTIMTATYQMQRDLGWSFFEKLAKQNIMQVQSSTDPPKKLDLGERAVMADGNEYNIFQLKEMGRPVEPVYATEGSPIIVGPNGIFKDCPHPNAARLFQSFALGREGQQLNVEIGGLRSVHAQAQEKAGRKPLKDIKTMKDDPVAVEREGESIKSHYTRIFRV, from the coding sequence ATGAGGAAACATCCTGGATTATCGCGCCGCGATTTGCTGAAGGGCAGCAGTGCCGTGCTGGCAGGGACCGCCTTTTCAACGCGCGTGATGGCCGCCGCGCCAGCTGCGGAACCGGTGACGCCGGCGCTGATCGAGGCGGCGAAGAAAGAGGGGCAGGTCGTCTATTACACTTCGACCGATTTGCCGGTCGCCGAGAAATTGGCGAAGGCGTTCGAGGCTAAGTATGCGGGGATCGCCGTCCGTGTCGAACGCACCGGCGCGGAGCGTGTGTTCCAGCGGGTGGGCCAGGAATACGCCAGCAACATTCACGCGGTCGACGTCGTCAATTCCTCCGACGCCGCGCATTTCATCGTGTGGAAGCGCGACGGCGTTCTGGCGCCCTATGTGCCGGAGGAGGTCGCGAAATACTATCCGGACGAGCATCGCGATGCGGACGGCCAGTTCGCAAGCTTCCGGGTCTGGCTTTCGATCATTGCCTACAACACCAATCTCGTGAAGGCCGAGGATGCGCCGAAGAGCTTCGCCGACCTGCTCGATCCGAAATGGAAGGGCAAGATCGTGAAGGGGCATCCCGGCTATAGCGGCACCATCATGACCGCGACCTATCAGATGCAGCGCGACCTCGGCTGGAGCTTCTTCGAGAAGCTCGCAAAGCAGAACATCATGCAGGTGCAGTCCTCGACCGATCCACCGAAGAAGCTCGATCTCGGCGAGCGCGCTGTCATGGCCGACGGCAACGAGTACAACATCTTTCAGCTGAAGGAGATGGGCCGCCCGGTCGAGCCGGTCTACGCCACCGAAGGGTCGCCGATCATTGTCGGTCCCAATGGGATCTTCAAGGACTGTCCGCATCCCAATGCGGCAAGGCTGTTTCAATCGTTCGCGCTCGGGCGCGAGGGGCAACAGCTCAACGTCGAGATCGGCGGCCTCAGGTCCGTCCATGCGCAGGCCCAGGAGAAGGCCGGGCGCAAGCCGTTGAAGGACATCAAGACGATGAAGGACGACCCGGTGGCGGTGGAGAGGGAAGGGGAATCGATCAAATCGCACTACACCCGCATCTTCCGCGTTTGA
- a CDS encoding Bug family tripartite tricarboxylate transporter substrate binding protein: MCVAALLTVSMSGSHADAEDYPARPVRIVVPFGPGGPADVVARQIGSILQENLSQPFVVENRAGAGGVIGTLEVAKAPADGYTLLMMSNTQTANESLVPQRKYELMRDLTPIASLNTSDLVIVVHPAVPARTLQEFIALAKAAPGKLNYASSGQGTPYHMAGELFKAMAGVNIVHVPYRNSGEARSGVIGGQVQMMIDAVPAMAPNVAENQVRALATTGKSRSAVLSNIPTVTEAGVSGYEATIWLGLMAPAGTPKPIIEKLNTAVNAAVRRPEVEKFWAEQGAVPMTMTPEAFDKFLRADIVKWTDVVKRLDKTE; encoded by the coding sequence ATGTGTGTCGCGGCATTGCTGACCGTCTCGATGTCGGGCTCACATGCGGACGCCGAGGATTATCCTGCGCGGCCGGTCAGGATCGTCGTTCCGTTTGGTCCCGGCGGTCCGGCCGACGTCGTTGCGCGCCAGATCGGCAGCATCTTGCAGGAAAACCTCAGCCAGCCCTTCGTGGTGGAGAACCGCGCCGGCGCCGGCGGCGTGATCGGCACGCTCGAGGTCGCGAAGGCGCCGGCCGATGGCTACACCCTTCTGATGATGTCGAACACCCAGACCGCCAATGAATCGCTGGTGCCCCAGCGCAAATATGAGCTGATGCGCGACCTGACGCCGATCGCATCCCTGAACACTTCGGATCTGGTGATCGTGGTTCACCCCGCCGTGCCGGCCAGGACGCTGCAGGAGTTCATCGCGCTTGCAAAGGCAGCGCCCGGAAAGCTGAACTACGCCTCGTCGGGTCAGGGGACGCCGTATCACATGGCGGGCGAGTTGTTCAAAGCCATGGCCGGGGTCAACATCGTGCATGTGCCCTACCGCAACAGTGGTGAGGCCCGCAGCGGCGTCATCGGCGGCCAGGTCCAGATGATGATCGATGCAGTTCCGGCGATGGCACCGAATGTTGCCGAAAACCAGGTCCGCGCGCTCGCAACAACCGGTAAGTCCCGTTCCGCGGTGCTATCAAACATTCCGACCGTGACCGAGGCGGGCGTTTCCGGCTATGAGGCGACGATCTGGCTCGGCTTGATGGCCCCAGCAGGCACGCCGAAGCCGATCATCGAGAAACTCAACACGGCCGTGAATGCCGCGGTCAGGCGGCCGGAGGTCGAGAAGTTTTGGGCCGAGCAGGGCGCGGTGCCGATGACCATGACGCCGGAAGCCTTCGACAAATTTCTGCGCGCCGATATCGTGAAATGGACAGACGTCGTCAAAAGACTGGACAAGACCGAATAG
- a CDS encoding molybdate ABC transporter substrate-binding protein, with amino-acid sequence MKTLNILSGGAAQGLVRSLEPAFEAETGLGIAGDFGAVGAMADRLRAGVPTDIVILTAALIAKLADEGLVLRSSIADIGRVETALAVRAGDPPASAGDAASLRAVLLDADAIFVPDIKASTAGIHVAKVLAQLDIAEVVADRLKVFPNGATAMRHLAGSSDRRPIGCTQSTEIISTQGVVLSGTLPPGCGLATMYTAAVATQASAASQAQRLIAILTSSDTSELRGEAGFVSSLTS; translated from the coding sequence ATGAAGACGTTGAACATCCTGAGCGGCGGCGCAGCGCAGGGACTGGTGCGCAGCCTGGAGCCGGCGTTTGAAGCCGAAACCGGCCTCGGCATTGCCGGTGATTTCGGCGCGGTCGGCGCCATGGCCGACAGATTGCGGGCCGGCGTTCCGACCGACATCGTCATCCTGACCGCCGCGCTGATCGCGAAGCTTGCCGACGAAGGGCTGGTTCTGCGCAGCTCGATCGCCGACATCGGCCGCGTTGAAACGGCGCTTGCGGTCCGCGCCGGAGATCCGCCGGCGTCCGCTGGTGACGCGGCCAGCCTGCGCGCGGTGCTGCTCGATGCGGACGCGATCTTCGTGCCCGATATCAAGGCGTCAACCGCCGGAATTCATGTCGCGAAGGTGCTGGCGCAACTCGATATTGCCGAAGTCGTCGCCGACCGGCTGAAAGTCTTTCCGAACGGCGCGACGGCGATGCGGCATCTGGCCGGGTCCAGTGACCGGCGGCCGATCGGTTGCACGCAATCCACCGAGATCATCAGCACGCAGGGCGTCGTGCTATCGGGCACCTTGCCGCCGGGATGCGGGCTCGCGACCATGTATACGGCTGCCGTTGCAACGCAGGCCTCGGCTGCATCGCAGGCGCAGCGTTTGATCGCAATTCTGACGTCGTCAGATACGTCGGAGCTACGTGGCGAGGCTGGCTTTGTCTCCAGCCTGACGTCCTAG
- a CDS encoding SDR family NAD(P)-dependent oxidoreductase — MTDYRKLFDLTGKTAVVLGAASGIGKSSAEALASLGARVLCADRTLEGADATAAAIREHGGSATAAGCDAADRADVEALAAKALAEFQRVDIAVTTPGLNIRKTILDYTDEDLDRVINLNIKGTVWFFQAFGRIMVQQQGGSLIACSSVRAVTIEPGLAVYGSTKAAIGLLVKGFASEVGRSGVRVNAIAPSIAETALTGPFKQRPDIYNLYAGHTVFNRWSSADEVATAVAYLASDAASYVSGSTLFVDGGWTAVDGPPTGLTQLAR; from the coding sequence ATGACCGACTACCGCAAGCTATTCGATCTCACCGGCAAGACCGCCGTGGTGCTGGGCGCCGCCTCGGGCATCGGCAAATCCTCGGCTGAAGCGCTGGCGTCGCTTGGCGCACGCGTGCTGTGTGCCGATCGCACGCTCGAGGGCGCGGATGCGACCGCCGCGGCAATCCGGGAGCACGGCGGATCGGCAACGGCCGCCGGTTGCGATGCCGCCGACCGTGCGGACGTCGAGGCGCTGGCGGCGAAGGCGCTTGCGGAATTCCAGCGCGTCGACATCGCAGTCACCACGCCGGGGCTGAACATCCGCAAGACCATCCTCGACTACACCGACGAGGATCTCGACCGCGTCATCAACCTCAATATCAAGGGCACGGTGTGGTTCTTCCAGGCGTTCGGCCGCATCATGGTCCAGCAACAGGGCGGCAGCCTGATTGCCTGCTCCTCGGTGCGCGCCGTGACGATCGAGCCGGGGCTTGCAGTCTATGGTTCGACCAAGGCGGCGATCGGTCTGTTGGTCAAGGGCTTCGCGTCCGAGGTCGGGCGGTCCGGCGTCCGCGTCAACGCCATCGCGCCGAGTATCGCGGAGACCGCGTTGACCGGCCCGTTCAAGCAGCGGCCCGACATCTACAATCTCTATGCCGGCCACACCGTGTTCAATCGCTGGAGCAGCGCCGACGAGGTCGCCACCGCCGTGGCTTACCTTGCATCTGATGCGGCGAGCTATGTCAGCGGCAGCACGCTGTTCGTCGACGGCGGCTGGACGGCGGTCGATGGACCGCCGACGGGTCTCACGCAACTGGCGCGTTAG
- a CDS encoding GntR family transcriptional regulator has protein sequence MPARSPKKSKLRNLAGHRRTGRPRAATAAARIYAELRAELVSLQRRPGDPIIEAEIARLYGVSRTPVREAILRLSDEGLVEIFPQSGIFVSRIPLAALPEAIIVRRSLEETTTRMATERASASQILSLHAILERQREAEVAADREAFHQADEAFHAAIAEIAGHPGIWKLILQVKVHVDRFRWLTLPQRGRMAEVIAEHEAVMAAIEARDPASAGAAMARHLERLLADISATQHNNPEFFDEQSQPA, from the coding sequence ATGCCCGCCCGCTCGCCGAAAAAGTCGAAGCTCCGCAACCTCGCCGGCCACCGGCGAACCGGCCGTCCGCGGGCCGCAACTGCGGCGGCGCGGATTTATGCCGAACTGCGTGCTGAACTGGTCTCGCTACAGCGCAGACCCGGCGATCCGATCATCGAGGCCGAGATCGCGCGCTTATATGGCGTCAGCCGGACCCCGGTGCGGGAAGCCATCCTGCGCCTGTCGGACGAAGGCCTGGTCGAGATCTTCCCGCAATCGGGCATCTTCGTATCTCGCATCCCGCTCGCCGCCCTTCCGGAGGCGATCATAGTCCGCAGGTCGCTGGAGGAAACCACGACCCGCATGGCAACCGAGCGCGCCAGCGCCAGCCAGATCCTCAGCCTGCACGCGATCCTCGAACGCCAGCGCGAGGCCGAGGTGGCCGCCGATCGCGAAGCATTCCATCAGGCCGACGAGGCCTTTCACGCCGCCATCGCCGAAATTGCCGGACATCCCGGCATCTGGAAGCTGATCCTGCAGGTCAAGGTTCACGTGGACCGCTTCCGATGGCTCACGCTGCCGCAGCGTGGGCGGATGGCGGAAGTCATCGCCGAGCATGAGGCCGTGATGGCCGCGATCGAGGCCCGCGACCCGGCATCCGCCGGAGCCGCGATGGCGCGGCATCTCGAACGCCTTCTGGCCGATATCTCGGCCACCCAGCACAACAATCCGGAGTTCTTCGACGAGCAGAGCCAGCCGGCATGA
- a CDS encoding TRAP transporter substrate-binding protein: MNRTDRSQHRGAGLNRRDVIKIGAGLGAVVATSAQTALAQSKAVFKASDVQPPGYPTVVATENLGKKLAAATNGRQSLQMFPSMQLGGEKETIEQTQIGAIQMLRVSAGSIGPIVDDINVVNMPFLFKNMAHAERMMDGPIGQELLDKITASPNAGLVALCWMNSGARSLYNTKHAIKTIADIKGLKFRVIGNPIFIDMMNALGGNGVAMGYDQVFSALQTGVIDGAENNPPSYVFSNHYTAAKHFSLTEHLIVPELLVFSKRAWSALAADDQTLIRKLAREAQMEERGLWNTYEQQAMEKAKAAGCEIIEIADKAPFQNAVKPVWDKYGPKYQDMIGRIQSA, from the coding sequence ATGAATCGTACAGATCGATCGCAGCACCGCGGTGCCGGGCTCAACCGTCGCGACGTCATCAAGATCGGCGCCGGCCTCGGCGCGGTGGTTGCGACCTCGGCGCAGACCGCCCTCGCCCAGTCGAAAGCGGTCTTCAAGGCGTCGGACGTACAGCCACCGGGCTACCCGACCGTCGTCGCGACGGAAAACCTCGGCAAGAAGCTGGCGGCGGCGACCAACGGCCGCCAGTCGCTGCAGATGTTTCCCTCGATGCAGCTCGGCGGCGAGAAGGAAACCATCGAGCAGACCCAGATCGGCGCGATCCAGATGCTGCGCGTCAGCGCCGGCTCGATCGGCCCGATCGTCGATGACATCAACGTCGTCAACATGCCTTTCCTGTTCAAGAACATGGCACATGCCGAGCGGATGATGGATGGCCCGATCGGCCAGGAGCTGCTGGACAAGATCACGGCAAGCCCAAATGCCGGACTGGTCGCACTGTGCTGGATGAATTCCGGCGCACGCAGCCTCTACAACACCAAGCACGCGATCAAGACGATCGCCGACATCAAGGGCCTCAAGTTCCGCGTCATCGGCAATCCGATCTTCATCGACATGATGAACGCGCTGGGCGGCAACGGTGTCGCGATGGGCTACGATCAGGTGTTCAGCGCGCTGCAGACCGGCGTCATCGACGGCGCCGAGAACAATCCCCCGAGCTACGTCTTCAGCAATCATTACACCGCGGCGAAACACTTTTCGCTCACCGAGCACCTGATCGTTCCCGAGCTGCTGGTGTTCTCGAAACGCGCCTGGTCCGCGCTGGCAGCCGATGACCAGACGCTGATCAGGAAGCTCGCCCGGGAGGCGCAGATGGAAGAGCGCGGGCTCTGGAACACCTACGAGCAGCAGGCGATGGAAAAGGCGAAAGCTGCCGGGTGCGAAATCATCGAGATTGCCGACAAGGCGCCATTCCAGAACGCGGTCAAGCCGGTCTGGGACAAATACGGCCCGAAATACCAGGACATGATCGGACGTATCCAGTCTGCCTGA
- a CDS encoding TRAP transporter small permease, with amino-acid sequence MAGSYRRAMDYLYLACVITGSVALILISAVIPWAVFTRYVLNSAASWPEPLAVLLTIVVTFIGAAAGYRLNLHMNVAYFANKLPAPLRNLTDLVVQLLMGLIALFMIIWGARLVEVTWYNTIADFPSLSVGVTYLPIPIGGACLLLFIIERIFLGAPPDPIGPHRDFSAD; translated from the coding sequence ATGGCTGGATCATATCGCCGCGCGATGGACTATCTGTATCTTGCCTGCGTCATCACAGGCTCTGTCGCGCTGATCCTGATTTCAGCCGTCATCCCCTGGGCAGTGTTCACGCGCTATGTCCTGAACAGCGCCGCATCCTGGCCCGAACCTCTCGCGGTGCTGCTCACCATCGTCGTGACGTTCATCGGTGCGGCCGCCGGATATCGGCTCAATCTGCATATGAACGTCGCATATTTTGCCAACAAGCTGCCCGCCCCGCTCCGCAACCTGACCGACCTTGTCGTCCAGTTGCTGATGGGCCTGATCGCGCTGTTCATGATCATCTGGGGCGCTCGTCTCGTCGAGGTGACCTGGTACAACACGATCGCCGACTTCCCGTCGCTTTCGGTCGGCGTCACCTATCTTCCGATTCCGATCGGCGGCGCCTGCCTGTTGCTGTTCATCATCGAACGGATTTTCCTGGGTGCGCCGCCCGATCCGATCGGGCCGCACCGCGACTTTTCCGCCGACTGA
- a CDS encoding TRAP transporter large permease, whose amino-acid sequence MDILILLATMLLCFLIGMPIAYSLAMAAIVGALWIGIPLEAVMLKISDGVSKVAMLTIPFFVLAGAIMAEGGMARRLVAFADVLVGLTRLRGGLSIVNVLATTFLSGISGSAVADTSAIGSVMIPQMEKNGYPRVFATNLTITSSVQALLVPPSHNAVLYSLATGGTISISALFMAGVFPGLLLGFSLIILCLAVAYREKHPHGQTVPAKDAIRIAIDASWGLITLVIILGGILGGIFTAIEAGAVACIWAFFVTMFIYRDYRWRDLPVLLHRTLRTVAMVMTLIACASSVGYIMALTQMPAKMTAFFLSISDNKYVILLLINVLLLVLGTLVDMAPSILIATPILLPVMKNFGVDPVHFGMIMLLNLGIGLCHPPVGAILFVGCAVGKVTIEQVMRKIWPFYAVMFFVLMCVTYLPEISLWLPRQLQVLH is encoded by the coding sequence ATGGACATCCTCATTCTGCTCGCGACCATGCTGCTGTGCTTTCTGATCGGCATGCCGATCGCCTATTCGCTGGCGATGGCGGCCATCGTCGGCGCCTTATGGATCGGCATTCCCCTGGAAGCGGTGATGCTGAAGATCTCCGACGGTGTCAGCAAGGTCGCGATGCTCACGATCCCGTTCTTTGTGCTGGCCGGCGCAATCATGGCGGAGGGCGGCATGGCCCGACGGCTGGTTGCGTTTGCCGACGTGCTGGTTGGACTGACCCGTCTGCGTGGCGGCCTTTCGATCGTCAACGTGCTTGCGACGACATTCCTGAGCGGCATTTCCGGATCGGCGGTCGCCGATACATCCGCCATCGGCTCGGTGATGATCCCGCAGATGGAAAAGAACGGCTATCCGCGCGTGTTCGCGACCAACCTGACGATCACCTCGTCGGTCCAGGCCCTTCTGGTGCCGCCGAGCCACAATGCGGTGCTCTACTCGCTGGCGACGGGCGGAACGATCTCGATCAGCGCCCTCTTCATGGCCGGCGTATTCCCGGGGCTGCTGCTCGGCTTCTCGCTGATCATCCTGTGCCTGGCGGTCGCCTATCGCGAAAAGCATCCGCACGGCCAGACCGTGCCGGCCAAGGACGCGATCCGGATCGCCATCGATGCCTCTTGGGGTCTCATCACCCTCGTCATCATCCTTGGCGGCATTCTCGGCGGCATCTTCACGGCAATCGAAGCCGGCGCCGTCGCCTGCATCTGGGCTTTCTTCGTCACAATGTTCATCTATCGCGACTATCGCTGGCGCGACCTGCCGGTGCTGCTCCATCGCACGCTGCGCACTGTCGCGATGGTGATGACGCTGATCGCTTGCGCCTCCAGCGTCGGTTACATCATGGCCCTGACGCAGATGCCGGCCAAGATGACCGCCTTCTTCCTGTCGATCTCCGACAACAAGTACGTCATCCTGCTCCTGATCAACGTGCTGCTGCTGGTGCTTGGCACGCTCGTCGACATGGCACCCTCGATCCTGATCGCCACGCCGATCCTGTTGCCTGTCATGAAGAACTTCGGCGTCGATCCAGTTCATTTCGGCATGATCATGCTGCTCAATCTCGGCATAGGCCTGTGCCACCCACCGGTCGGAGCAATCCTTTTTGTCGGCTGTGCGGTCGGCAAGGTCACGATCGAGCAGGTCATGCGCAAGATTTGGCCGTTCTACGCGGTGATGTTCTTTGTCCTGATGTGCGTGACCTATCTGCCGGAGATCTCGCTATGGCTGCCGCGGCAACTCCAGGTGCTGCACTGA
- a CDS encoding amidohydrolase family protein, with the protein MTTRRDFLKAGAAAAGIVFCGCGLVHNANAQQSRQKLPVTVDGKRIRTIDIHSHCHFREAGALLGADAGKLQLPPVNGAAEAFVEIDKRLAAMDAQAVDMEVLSINPYWYDRDRELAGKIVKIQNEKLAELCASKPDRFAAFASLTLQAPDLAVQELETAVKKQGLKGAAIGGVVDGVEFSDPRFHPVWAKAEELGVPLFIHPQGVPELGRRLSGNGWLGNTIGNPLETTIALSHLIFEGTLDRFPGLRIIAAHGGGYLPSYADRSDHPCLVGPKGCNPEIKLQKAPTEYLKQIYVDSLVFTPEAIRHLAAQVGAGQIVLGSDYPYPWQMAPADHIFACSSLSDDDKANILGRTAAKLLGIAA; encoded by the coding sequence ATGACCACAAGGCGGGATTTCCTGAAAGCGGGAGCAGCGGCGGCGGGCATCGTGTTCTGCGGCTGCGGGCTCGTCCACAATGCGAATGCGCAGCAATCGCGCCAGAAATTGCCGGTCACCGTCGACGGCAAGCGCATCAGGACGATCGACATTCACTCGCATTGCCACTTCCGCGAGGCCGGCGCGCTGCTCGGCGCCGACGCCGGAAAACTGCAACTGCCGCCGGTCAACGGCGCCGCCGAGGCCTTCGTCGAAATCGACAAGCGCCTCGCTGCAATGGACGCCCAGGCCGTCGATATGGAGGTCCTCTCGATCAATCCGTACTGGTACGACCGAGATCGCGAGCTTGCCGGAAAGATCGTGAAGATCCAGAACGAAAAGCTCGCCGAACTCTGCGCCTCGAAGCCCGACCGGTTCGCAGCTTTCGCCTCGCTGACGCTGCAGGCGCCGGACCTTGCGGTGCAGGAGCTGGAGACCGCGGTCAAGAAGCAGGGCCTGAAGGGCGCCGCGATCGGCGGTGTCGTCGACGGCGTCGAATTCTCCGATCCGAGGTTTCATCCTGTGTGGGCCAAGGCCGAGGAACTCGGCGTCCCCCTCTTCATCCATCCGCAGGGCGTACCCGAGCTCGGCAGGCGGCTCTCCGGCAATGGCTGGCTCGGCAACACCATCGGCAATCCGCTCGAGACCACGATCGCACTGTCCCATTTGATCTTCGAGGGCACGCTTGACCGCTTCCCGGGACTGAGGATCATCGCCGCGCATGGCGGCGGCTATCTCCCATCCTATGCCGATCGCTCGGATCATCCCTGCCTGGTCGGACCCAAGGGATGCAATCCGGAGATCAAGCTCCAGAAGGCGCCGACCGAATATCTCAAGCAGATCTACGTCGACTCTCTGGTCTTCACGCCCGAAGCGATCCGGCATCTCGCCGCCCAGGTTGGCGCCGGCCAGATTGTGCTGGGAAGCGACTATCCCTATCCATGGCAAATGGCACCGGCCGACCACATCTTCGCCTGCTCATCGCTGAGCGACGACGACAAGGCCAACATTCTCGGCCGGACTGCAGCGAAGCTGCTCGGCATTGCCGCGTGA